A DNA window from Ranitomeya imitator isolate aRanImi1 chromosome 2, aRanImi1.pri, whole genome shotgun sequence contains the following coding sequences:
- the LRRC18 gene encoding leucine-rich repeat-containing protein 18 yields the protein MPKGKGKQKGKKITLKTAQNSIRITFDGKRRLDLSKMGIAAIPKCLLKLCDIEELDLSRNFIRKIPDWIQRFRNLRWLDLHSNQIEKLPESLGQIKSLLHLNVCNNKLTTNGIPMELSHLNNLRQLNLGLNSIDMLPSTFGNLKELKEVGVFDNQLTSVPPSMLKLPKLKKLNTMRNPIQNAEKTEEEHQETIQRVKSLYLVNEKDLCHPCLAKCQMDKSKMKKLKNVTSAMKNPFSNNLVSPNSVANETLINANEYEKIP from the coding sequence ATGCCAAAGGGTAAAGGAAAACAGAAGGGTAAGAAAATAACTTTGAAGACAGCCCAGAACTCCATCCGTATCACATTTGATGGGAAACGAAGGTTGGATCTTTCTAAGATGGGAATTGCTGCAATTCCCAAATGCTTGTTGAAACTCTGTGACATAGAAGAGTTGGACCTCAGTAGAAATTTTATACGCAAGATTCCTGATTGGATACAACGTTTTCGCAATCTGCGGTGGCTTGACTTACACAGCAATCAGATAGAAAAACTTCCAGAATCTTTAGGCCAAATAAAAAGCCTCCTACATCTTAATGTTTGCAACAACAAATTGACCACAAATGGTATTCCTATGGAATTGAGCCATCTCAATAACTTACGGCAACTTAACCTAGGACTTAACAGCATTGATATGCTGCCGTCTACATTTGGGAATCTAAAAGAGCTGAAAGAAGTGGGTGTCTTTGATAATCAACTTACTTCAGTGCCCCCCAGCATGCTCAAGCTGCCTAAACTGAAGAAGCTTAACACCATGAGAAACCCTATTCAGAATGCAGAAAAAACAGAGGAAGAACATCAGGAGACTATCCAAAGAGTTAAATCTCTTTATCTTGTGAATGAAAAGGATCTGTGTCATCCTTGTCTGGCAAAATGTCAAATGGATAAGAGTAAGATGAAAAAACTGAAAAATGTGACTTCTGCAATGAAAAATCCTTTCTCCAACAACCTTGTTTCTCCAAACTCTGTAGCCAATGAAACATTGATAAATGCAAATGAATATGAAAAGATACCATAA